A window from Exiguobacterium marinum DSM 16307 encodes these proteins:
- a CDS encoding mechanosensitive ion channel, translating to MNDTTYNFDSFMSWLPELLLAIVILVVGYILAKVLENVTRKVLKKARLDERAGIKKDGEKGEKWTPERIIAKVVFFGVLLLAFLIIFEFMNVPAITEPFSQIYEGFSGLIIGVIKAGLILLVAWVIATLLKKGIQMAGHRLNLSKLMEKTGQESTSVNQTKWVDTVANIVFYLVLLLALPAVLDALGLRGVSGPFEDLLNSFLGFIPKLVAAALIFAIGYVVAKIVRDILTKFLEAAGLNRLAERFHLSDYVKGSSLAKAIGTIVFIFIMIPVTISALEALDIRGISEPAIAMLNDVLVMIPDILVAIVLVLVGVFVAKWLKGVVVSLLENLGVNSLAQKMGFGERATSMSIAQVVGVVVQVIVILLFVSEALQVANLEFMASLATAIFAYLPMVIAALIILAIGFWLANMAERLVGSVLVDRAGQPSALRYVAKYAILGLVFFMAISQLGIAPMIVNTAFLLILGAVALAFGLAFGLGGRETAARYLKKAEQRIDETEVSKEGLEQEKEQMSREAEDAKRQAKQGVEQSKREAEQSKQEMKRDVSESKDDHVDGPESNPFHENITPDQDNRSLDDNEGPLRP from the coding sequence ATGAACGATACAACGTATAACTTTGATTCGTTCATGTCATGGTTACCGGAACTTTTGCTGGCAATTGTTATTCTTGTAGTCGGGTATATTTTGGCAAAAGTTTTGGAAAATGTGACACGAAAAGTATTGAAGAAGGCACGACTCGATGAGCGGGCCGGAATTAAAAAAGATGGGGAAAAAGGAGAGAAGTGGACACCTGAACGCATTATCGCAAAAGTGGTGTTTTTCGGGGTCTTACTTCTCGCATTCTTAATCATCTTTGAATTTATGAACGTTCCTGCAATTACCGAGCCGTTCAGTCAGATTTATGAAGGCTTCTCAGGATTGATTATCGGTGTCATTAAAGCAGGTTTGATCTTGCTAGTTGCTTGGGTCATCGCTACCCTTCTGAAAAAAGGGATTCAAATGGCAGGACATCGCTTGAATTTGAGCAAGTTGATGGAAAAGACGGGACAAGAATCGACCAGTGTCAACCAAACGAAATGGGTAGACACGGTCGCAAATATCGTCTTCTATCTCGTTCTCTTATTAGCGTTACCAGCTGTACTTGATGCACTCGGACTTCGTGGGGTCAGCGGACCATTCGAAGACTTGTTGAACAGTTTCCTCGGATTCATTCCGAAACTTGTCGCAGCGGCACTCATCTTCGCAATCGGATATGTGGTCGCAAAAATTGTACGCGACATTTTGACGAAGTTCCTAGAAGCAGCAGGGTTAAATCGATTAGCAGAGCGATTCCATCTTTCTGATTATGTAAAAGGATCGAGTCTTGCGAAAGCAATCGGTACAATCGTCTTTATCTTCATCATGATTCCTGTGACGATTTCAGCGCTTGAGGCGCTTGATATTCGTGGAATCTCTGAACCAGCGATTGCGATGCTCAATGATGTCTTGGTCATGATTCCAGACATTCTCGTTGCGATTGTGCTCGTCCTTGTTGGTGTGTTCGTCGCGAAATGGTTGAAAGGTGTCGTCGTATCGCTCCTTGAGAACCTTGGCGTCAATTCACTGGCTCAAAAAATGGGCTTCGGAGAACGTGCGACTTCGATGTCGATTGCCCAAGTGGTTGGTGTGGTCGTACAAGTCATCGTAATTTTACTCTTCGTATCAGAAGCGCTTCAAGTCGCGAATCTTGAGTTCATGGCGTCCCTTGCAACAGCCATCTTTGCTTACTTGCCGATGGTCATTGCAGCGCTCATCATCTTAGCAATCGGCTTCTGGTTGGCTAACATGGCAGAGCGCTTGGTCGGAAGTGTCCTTGTCGATAGAGCGGGACAACCGAGCGCGCTTCGCTATGTGGCGAAGTATGCGATTCTCGGACTCGTCTTCTTCATGGCGATCAGTCAGCTCGGCATTGCGCCGATGATTGTCAATACGGCCTTCCTTCTTATTCTTGGAGCCGTTGCTCTCGCTTTCGGTCTTGCATTCGGTCTTGGCGGACGCGAAACGGCGGCACGCTACTTGAAAAAGGCCGAGCAACGTATCGATGAAACAGAAGTCTCGAAAGAAGGACTTGAGCAGGAAAAAGAGCAGATGAGCCGCGAAGCGGAAGATGCGAAACGCCAAGCAAAACAGGGTGTTGAGCAGTCGAAACGTGAAGCGGAACAATCGAAGCAAGAGATGAAGCGAGATGTTTCTGAATCAAAGGATGATCATGTTGACGGACCGGAATCGAATCCGTTCCATGAAAATATCACTCCAGACCAAGACAATCGCTCTCTTGATGACAACGAGGGTCCATTACGCCCATAA
- a CDS encoding HD-GYP domain-containing protein, whose protein sequence is MFERFQRTLIVNYVIGSGLAVFGVGGVFIFQTLELSRQEMLLLLTIMLGSGMVMITSELLLYRRHIRPIRQFFTTESSTMDELTSAFDQASRFPILTIQRILGPHLFGLSIPAIGVTTVCIYNDWINLPYRLIGLAAIGAVMIAVLHALIEYFLTVRSVEPLLVYMKERHYELYRQPVQTTYQSFSVRTKLLISMLITGVFPILLFMLASSVQLSTSTRIDTYWNWAFIILIIIIGIAVLCSFLLYDNIKRPIGFLTSGIEQMESGQLQKIENPYLDEFARLIGGFNQMVETVNKREQENAQLLDSLFILFAATLDARDPYTAGHSERVAMYSVELARALSLSSTQIDLLNKSALLHDIGKIGIRDDVLLKEGKLTDEEFSKIQEHPTIGIHILSQIHLPTSLQPILAGVRSHHERIDGKGYPDRLSEENIPLFGRIMAIADAYDAMTSDRPYRSGMPIEKALSILESGRGTQWDAEFVDLFVQLRREAISA, encoded by the coding sequence ATGTTCGAACGATTTCAACGGACACTTATTGTAAACTATGTGATTGGCTCAGGGTTGGCCGTTTTTGGTGTAGGGGGCGTCTTTATTTTTCAGACGCTTGAATTATCAAGGCAAGAGATGTTATTACTTCTGACCATCATGTTAGGTTCAGGGATGGTCATGATTACGTCTGAACTACTCTTATATCGTCGCCATATTCGACCGATTCGACAGTTCTTTACGACCGAGTCCTCGACAATGGACGAATTGACATCAGCGTTTGATCAGGCGAGCCGATTTCCGATTTTGACGATACAGCGGATTCTCGGTCCTCATTTGTTTGGACTATCCATCCCGGCTATCGGCGTAACGACTGTTTGCATCTATAATGATTGGATTAATTTACCCTATCGTTTGATTGGTTTAGCCGCAATCGGTGCCGTGATGATTGCCGTGCTCCATGCGTTGATTGAATATTTTTTAACGGTTCGGTCAGTCGAGCCATTACTTGTGTATATGAAAGAGAGACACTATGAGTTGTATCGCCAACCGGTCCAAACAACATATCAGTCGTTCAGTGTGCGAACAAAATTATTGATTAGCATGCTCATTACGGGTGTCTTTCCCATCCTATTATTTATGTTGGCTTCAAGTGTACAACTTTCGACATCGACACGGATAGATACGTACTGGAACTGGGCATTCATTATTCTCATAATCATCATTGGAATTGCAGTTTTGTGCAGTTTCTTGTTGTATGACAATATCAAACGCCCCATCGGATTTTTGACATCAGGTATCGAACAAATGGAGTCGGGACAACTTCAAAAAATCGAGAATCCGTACTTAGATGAGTTCGCCCGATTGATTGGTGGATTCAATCAAATGGTAGAGACAGTAAATAAGCGGGAACAGGAAAACGCGCAACTTTTAGATAGTCTCTTCATTTTATTTGCGGCAACACTCGATGCACGTGACCCTTACACAGCAGGACATTCGGAGCGTGTAGCGATGTACTCGGTCGAGCTTGCCCGTGCACTTAGTTTGTCGAGTACCCAAATCGATTTACTCAATAAGTCGGCACTTCTTCATGATATCGGGAAAATCGGGATTCGCGATGATGTATTGTTGAAGGAAGGGAAATTGACAGATGAAGAGTTTTCAAAAATTCAGGAACATCCGACAATCGGGATTCATATTTTGAGTCAAATTCATTTACCCACATCACTTCAGCCAATTTTGGCCGGCGTTCGGTCACATCATGAGCGAATCGACGGGAAAGGGTATCCGGATCGTTTAAGCGAAGAGAATATTCCGCTGTTTGGAAGAATCATGGCCATTGCCGATGCGTATGACGCGATGACTTCAGACCGCCCATATCGTTCAGGCATGCCGATTGAAAAGGCGCTCTCAATTTTAGAGAGTGGGCGTGGAACGCAATGGGACGCAGAATTTGTAGATCTGTTCGTACAGCTTCGTAGGGAAGCCATCTCGGCATAA
- a CDS encoding CBS domain-containing protein, translating into MSRAEDFLASYHRIEDYLSREMGNGKHFSFSNMVNRLAKQNPIIDRYKEDLHQMSQLRNAIVHERREPDFIIAEPHESLVELILEVEQELLHPRLVIPLFAKSVVTFQSEDFLTEVLREIRDKNYSQFPVYHANGSWRGLLTKKGVTSWLAETIDGTNLSLKGVRVKHVLHHDPHMHRYRFIQKDTTVIEAQHSFTQMKEGARYDALLITKTGSPDEPLLGIIRPQDLLNALR; encoded by the coding sequence ATGAGTCGTGCTGAAGACTTTTTAGCATCTTACCACCGTATTGAAGACTACTTGAGTCGAGAAATGGGAAATGGTAAGCATTTTAGTTTTAGCAATATGGTGAATCGTCTTGCGAAACAAAATCCAATCATCGACCGCTATAAAGAAGATTTACATCAAATGAGTCAACTGCGAAATGCCATCGTCCATGAGCGGCGGGAACCTGATTTTATTATCGCAGAGCCACATGAGTCGCTCGTTGAATTGATTTTAGAAGTGGAGCAAGAGCTGCTTCATCCCCGTCTCGTCATTCCTTTATTTGCGAAATCGGTGGTGACGTTTCAGTCCGAAGATTTTTTGACGGAAGTGCTTCGAGAAATTCGTGATAAGAATTACTCACAGTTCCCTGTATATCACGCCAACGGCTCTTGGCGTGGTTTGTTGACGAAAAAAGGAGTGACAAGTTGGCTGGCCGAAACCATCGACGGAACCAACTTATCACTCAAAGGAGTTCGCGTGAAACATGTGCTTCATCACGACCCGCATATGCATCGGTATCGATTCATTCAAAAAGACACGACGGTCATCGAGGCGCAACACAGCTTCACTCAAATGAAAGAAGGTGCGCGCTACGACGCACTTCTTATTACGAAGACGGGTAGTCCGGATGAACCGCTACTCGGCATCATTCGTCCTCAAGACTTATTGAACGCTCTCCGTTGA
- a CDS encoding methylglyoxal synthase, translating to MNIALVAHDKKKDDLIVLIKTYAHILEKHQLFATGTTGKRIAEATGLPVHCFRSGPLGGDQEIGAAVARGEMDMIIFFRDPLTAQPHEPDVSALMRLCDVYSIPLSTNMGGSEILIRSIEQGDFESLKLSHNDEPPA from the coding sequence ATGAATATCGCTTTAGTGGCTCACGACAAAAAGAAAGATGATTTAATCGTTCTCATCAAAACGTATGCACATATTCTAGAAAAGCATCAGTTGTTCGCGACCGGCACGACGGGTAAACGAATTGCCGAAGCGACCGGCTTACCTGTACATTGCTTCCGTTCCGGGCCGCTTGGAGGAGACCAAGAAATCGGAGCTGCTGTTGCTCGCGGTGAAATGGATATGATTATCTTCTTCAGAGACCCGCTGACCGCACAGCCTCATGAACCGGACGTGAGTGCGCTCATGCGTCTTTGTGACGTTTATTCCATTCCACTTTCGACGAATATGGGAGGAAGCGAGATTTTGATTCGAAGCATCGAACAAGGTGATTTCGAGTCGCTGAAGCTCTCTCACAATGACGAACCACCTGCCTGA